One Lycium barbarum isolate Lr01 chromosome 5, ASM1917538v2, whole genome shotgun sequence genomic window carries:
- the LOC132640598 gene encoding dolichyl-diphosphooligosaccharide--protein glycosyltransferase subunit 2-like: protein MAKILGFFVLALSAVLICEAVIFKPISDSHRSAALELFTSFSSLEETYEALRTFEVLGIEKQPDQKAATCASVVDTLSSPSSALKDLFQALRVNGLLNCELKKKTFSGIAPRLKDAVKSASSLLDYYYSVGSLVLIKGLSSDVDVHLESADSVVRAIKALSQSDGRWRYSSNNPESSTYAAGIALESLAGVISLASSEIDQSLISMVKSDISKLLDGLEKYDDGAYYFDEKLVDALGHQGPLSASSAVVRGITAFAAVSAENLNLPGDKILGLARFLLGVGVPGNAKDLYYQIEALASLENNRVSIPLILSLPTGVLSLTRKDQLKVNVNTVLGAAAPSLTIKLKQIFSSGSKDASVIDQDLKFDNKNAVHYLDALPKEIDVGSYIFTFEIVLHDSENKKIYATGGRTKVPIYVTGVIKVDNAEISVLDSDLGNVETRKKLDLAGKNSISLSANHLQKLRLSFQLTSPLGHALKPHQAFLKLRHESNVEHIFVVGNSGKQFEIILDFLGLVEKFFYLSGKYDIQLTVGDAVMENSFLQPLGSVELDLPEPPEKAARPPPQAVDPSSRFGPKAEIAHIFRAPEKKPPTNLSYAFLALVLLPFVGFLVGLLRLGVNLKNFPTASAPAISAILFHLAIAAVLSLYLLFWLKLNLFTTLKALGFLGIFLLFVGHRTLSHLANTSAKLKSA from the exons ATGGCTAAAATTCTAGGATTTTTTGTATTGGCATTGTCCGCAGTATTGATCTGTGAAGCTGTTATCTTCAAACCTATATCCGATTCTCACCGATCTGCTGCATTGGAGTTATTTACATCTTTTTCAAG TCTAGAAGAAACATACGAGGCCTTAAGGACATTTGAGGTTCTTGGAATTGAAAAACAGCCTGACCAAAAGGCTGCTACTTGTGCGTCGGTGGTGGACACTCTGTCATCTCCTTCTTCAGCGTTGAAAGATCTGTTCCAGGCCTTAAGAGTTAATGGGTTATTGAACTGCGAGCTTAAAAAGAAGACATTTTCA GGCATAGCACCAAGACTTAAGGATGCTGTGAAAAGTGCCAGCTCACTTCTTGACTACTACTACTCAGTTGGAAGTTTAGTTCTCATCAAG GGCCTAAGTTCTGACGTGGATGTACATCTTGAAAGTGCTGATTCAGTTGTCCGCGCCATAAAG GCTCTTAGCCAAAGTGATGGAAGGTGGCGCTATAGCTCCAACAATCCCGAGTCTAGCACTTATGCTGCAG GAATTGCACTTGAGAGCCTGGCTGGTGTCATTTCATTAGCTTCTTCTGAGATTGATCAATCTTTG ATTAGCATGGTGAAAAGtgacatatcgaaacttcttgaTGGTCTGGAGAAATATG ATGATGGAGCCTATTACTTTGATGAAAAACTTGTTGATGCTCTTGGACATCAGGGTCCCCTCTCAGCTTCATCAGCTGTTGTGCGTGGGATTACAGCTTTTGCCGCAGTGTCTGCTGAAAATTTAAAT CTTCCAGGTGACAAAATTCTAGGTTTGGCGAGGTTTCTCCTTGGTGTTGGAGTTCCCGGAAATGCGAAGGACTTGTATTATCAAATTGAAGCATTGGCCTCCTTAGAAAACAATAG GGTCTCCATTCCATTGATTTTATCACTCCCGACTGGTGTGCTTTCATTGACTAGAAAGGACCAGCTTAAG GTAAATGTAAACACTGTTTTGGGAGCTGCTGCACCTTCTCTGACAATCAAACTCAAGCAGATTTTCAGCTCTGGTTCAAAGGATGCGTCTGTTATTGATCAG GATCTCAAATTTGACAATAAAAATGCCGTGCATTACTTAGATGCTTTGCCCAAAGAAATTGATGTTGGCAGTTATATTTTCACTTTTGAG ATTGTTCTTCATGATTCAGAGAATAAAAAGATCTATGCCACTGGAGGAAGAACAAAAGTACCCATATACGTTACAGGAGTTATTAAAGTTGATAATGCCGAGATTTCTGTTCTTGACAGTGATCTTGGGAATGTTGAAACTCGTAAAAA GCTTGATTTGGCTGGGAAGAACTCCATCTCTCTATCAGCAAACCATCTTCAAAAGCTACGGTTGTCATTTCAATTAACTTCCCCTCTTGGGCATGCTTTGAAGCCACACCAG GCTTTCCTTAAGTTGAGACATGAGAGCAATGTGGAGCATATCTTTGTGGTGGGGAATTCTGGAAAACAATTTGAAATAATACTA GATTTCCTTGGACTAGTTGAGAAGTTTTTCTATCTATCGGGTAAATATGATATTCAACTTACTGTCGGAGATGCTGTAATG GAAAACTCGTTCTTGCAACCCTTGGGTTCTGTTGAATTAGATTTGCCAGAGCCTCCAGAGAAGGCTGCTCGCCCACCTCCTCAGGCTGTTGACCCGTCTTCAAGATTTGGACCCAAGGCAGAAATAGCTCACATATTCAGGGCTCCAGAGAAAAAACCTCCTACTAACCTTTCTTATGCATTTCTGGCCCTTGTTCTTTTGCCATTCGTTGGATTTTTGGTTGGG CTTTTGAGGCTGGGTGTGAACCTGAAGAACTTCCCAACAGCATCAGCACCTGCAATATCTGCCATTCTTTTCCACCTTGCCATTGCAGCTGTTCTATCACTTTATCTTCTGTTCTGGCTGAAG TTGAATCTGTTCACAACACTGAAAGCCCTTGGATTCTTAGGGATCTTCTTACTGTTTGTTGGACACAGAACCCTTTCACATCTGGCAAACACATCTGCCAAGTTGAAATCTGCCTAA